One genomic region from Knoellia sp. p5-6-4 encodes:
- a CDS encoding crosslink repair DNA glycosylase YcaQ family protein, giving the protein MAPHHLSKDEARRIAVQAQLLDAPRPTDLVEVVDRLTVLQIDPTAAIAPSADLVLWSRLGSAYDPADLTRAVEVERTLVETVAYIRSPRDVPAVIAEVRDAEPWPSLAAWLEANEPFRRDILALLEKEGPLLSRDIPDTSVVPWPSSGWTNNRNVTRMLEALALRGHIAIAGRRGRQRYWDLPERVYPTDLPTVDLEAAVRHRNERRLAALGIARSSGPQLPGETPYVGDAGEEAVVDGVPGTWRVHAAYLGMPFSGRTALLSPFDRLIHDRVRAEQLFDFEYFLEMYKPKDKRRWGYFALPVLHGERLVGKLDATADRKAGVLVVNAIHEDVRFTKATTAAVREEVEDLAAWLGLSVTIAQA; this is encoded by the coding sequence ATGGCCCCACACCATCTGAGCAAGGATGAGGCCCGGCGCATCGCGGTCCAGGCGCAGCTGCTCGACGCGCCGCGCCCCACTGACCTCGTCGAGGTCGTCGACCGCCTGACGGTGCTGCAGATCGACCCGACCGCGGCCATCGCCCCGAGCGCCGACCTCGTGCTCTGGAGCCGGCTCGGCTCGGCCTACGACCCGGCCGACCTGACCAGGGCCGTCGAGGTCGAGCGCACCCTCGTCGAGACCGTCGCCTACATCCGGTCGCCGCGCGACGTGCCGGCCGTCATCGCCGAGGTGCGCGACGCCGAGCCCTGGCCGTCCCTGGCTGCCTGGCTCGAGGCCAACGAGCCGTTCCGCCGCGACATCCTCGCCCTCCTGGAGAAGGAGGGCCCGCTGCTCTCCCGCGACATCCCCGACACGAGCGTCGTGCCCTGGCCGTCGTCGGGGTGGACCAACAACCGCAACGTCACCCGGATGCTCGAGGCGCTCGCCCTGCGCGGACACATCGCCATCGCGGGCCGCAGGGGGCGGCAGCGCTACTGGGACCTGCCCGAGCGGGTCTACCCGACCGACCTGCCCACGGTGGACCTCGAGGCTGCCGTGCGACACCGCAACGAGCGCCGGCTCGCCGCCCTAGGCATCGCCCGCTCCTCCGGACCGCAGCTCCCGGGCGAGACCCCCTACGTCGGCGACGCCGGCGAGGAGGCCGTCGTCGACGGCGTGCCGGGCACCTGGCGCGTCCACGCGGCATACCTCGGTATGCCGTTCAGCGGGCGCACCGCGCTCCTCTCACCTTTCGACCGGCTCATCCACGACCGGGTGCGCGCCGAGCAGCTGTTCGACTTCGAGTACTTCCTGGAGATGTACAAGCCCAAGGACAAGCGCCGGTGGGGCTACTTCGCCCTGCCGGTCCTGCACGGCGAACGGCTCGTGGGCAAGCTCGATGCGACCGCAGACCGCAAGGCCGGTGTGTTGGTCGTCAACGCGATCCACGAGGACGTCCGCTTCACCAAGGCCACGACCGCCGCCGTCCGCGAGGAGGTCGAGGACCTGGCTGCCTGGCTCGGCCTGTCGGTCACCATCGCCCAGGCATGA